Proteins from one Neodiprion fabricii isolate iyNeoFabr1 chromosome 5, iyNeoFabr1.1, whole genome shotgun sequence genomic window:
- the LOC124182988 gene encoding uncharacterized protein LOC124182988 yields MLKKALSKSGLRILRAIKKLSTKSRLAKKSQSGATSKLSLGSANSRPSMLPEHEAISLSWSLASLDTKSVDTYLTMVSENFLESPENYSRRKRCCCCAEYEENLRNENRENEMFV; encoded by the exons ATGCTGAAGAAAGCGCTGTCCAAATCTGGCCTCAGGATATTAAGG GCAATAAAGAAGCTTTCAACGAAGAGCAGATTGGCGAAGAAGTCGCAGTCGGGTGCCACGTCTAAACTGTCATTGGGATCTGCAAATTCGAGGCCTTCAATGCTACCAGAACACGAGGCGATTTCGTTATCTTGGTCACTCGCGTCGTTGGATACAAAGAGCGTTGACACTTACCTAACGATGgtcagtgaaaattttctggaAAGCCCAGAAAACTACAGCAGAAGGAAACGCTGTTGCTGTTGTGCCGAGTATGAAGAAAATCTGAGGAACGAAAACAGGGAGAATGAGATGTTTGTGTAA